The genomic DNA ACCGTCTTCATGTCGCCGCAGCGGGACACTCACTGGGAGATCATCCTGGACATCGTCGAACAGCTACGGGCCAAGTACCCCCGGAAGCGCGTGAAGTCCGACGTCCGCATCGACTATCCGGGGCACCTCAACGGATTCGCGACCGACGTCACGGCGATGGCCGAGGGTGCCGAAAAGACGGAGGAGGGGCGCTGGCGTTACCAGGACGTCGAGTTCGTCGCCGAGGTCATCTCCAAGGGCACCGCCGCCAACGACTACGGCCCGAAGAAGGCCGCGTACGCTCTCGCCGAGGTCCCCGTCTACGTCATCGCCGACCCGTATCAAGGCCGCTGCCACATCTACACCCACCCCAAGGGCGACGACTACGCGACCGAGACGAAGGTGGCGTTCGGGGACGCCGTGGATCTCACCGGCACCGTGGTCGGCCTCACCCTCACCACCGACGAGTTCCCCCGCGACTGACCCCCCTTGCATAGAGCGCACTCGAAGTCGTTGGCTAGGTACTCATGAAGTACACGCAGCTCGGACGCACAGGCCTCAAGGTCAGCCGACTGGTCCTCGGCACGATGAACTTCGGACCGCAGACGAATGAGCCGGACAGCCACGCGATCATGGACGCGGCGCTGGACGCGGGCATCAACTACTTCGACACCGCCAATGTGTACGGCTGGGGCGAGGACAAGGGCCGTACCGAGGAGATCATCGGCAACTGGTTCGCCAAGAGCCCCGATCACCGCGACAAGACGGTCCTCGCCACCAAGGTCTACGGCAACATGGCCGCCGACGGCGACGCCTGGCCCAACCACGACAAGCTGTCCGCCGTGAACATCCGGCGCGCCGTGGACGCCAGCCTCAAGCGGCTGCAGACGGACTACATCGACATCTACCAGTTCCACCACGTCGACCGCGCCACCCCCTTCGAGGAGATCTGGCAGGCGATCGACACCCTCATCCAGCAGGGCAAGATCCTCTACGTCGGTTCCTCGAACTTCCCCGGTTACAAGATCGCCCAGGCGAACGAGATCGCGGCCCGCCGCGGCGGCACCATCGGCCTCGTCAGCGAGCAGTGCCTCTACAACCTCGCCGAGCGCCGCGCCGAGATGGAGGTCATCCCGGCCGCGCAGGAGTACGGCCTCGGGGTCATCCCCTGGTCCCCGCTCCAGGGCGGACTCCTCGGCGGGGTCATCAAGAAGGAGATCTCGGGCGGACGCCGGGCGAGCGGCCGGGCCGCGGACACCCTCGCCAACCCGACCTCACGCGCCCAGATCCAGGCCTACGAGGACCTCCTCGACAAGCACGGCATCGAGCCCGGAGAAGCCGCCCTGGCCTGGCTGCTGACCCGCCCCGGCGTCACCGGCCCGATCGTCGGCCCGCGCACGGCCGAACAGCTCGACTCCGCCCTGCGGGCCGTAGAGCTGGAGTTGAGCGAGGAAGTCCTCACCTCGCTGGACGAGATCTTCCCGGGCCCGGGCCCGTCGCCGGAGGCCTTCGCCTGGTAAACGCCGTACAGGCAAGCGCGCCCCCAAAGGAGCGCGGGGCTGTGACATGTGCGGCTCCGCCGCGTGGGCGCGACCAGCTCCCGCTCGGCGGAGCCGAACGACGGCCCGCAGCCCCGCCCTCACTTGCCGAGCGCAGCGGCAAGCCCCACGACAACGAACAACAGCACAAGCGCACCGGCCATGATCCGGTTCCGGGTTTTCGGGTCCACGTACCCGAGCCTAACCGCCCGCCCCCAACCCCCAGCGGGCGACCGCCTCATACCGCGGCTGCTCCCCGGGAACCCCCGACCTCGGCAGGCTGCTCCGCACCAGCACCAGCTCGTCCACCGTCCACGCCCGCCCCGCGAAACCGTCGAGCCGGTCGAGATACGGCCGTACGTCCACCGCCTCCCGGCTCCGCGCCAGGGTCAGGTGGGCGCGATACCGCCGGTGCTCCCCCGCCACCGCCTCCTCGCAGCCCTCCGCCAGCGCCCGCAGCGCGGCGAGATCGCCCGCCGCCCCCGCCCACAACGCCCGCCCCTCCCCGAACTGCCCGCCCCCGCGCACCGCCAGCCCGAAGGGTTCGATGCGGCGAGCGGTCCGCTCCAGCCGGGCCGACAGTTCCGGTACGACGTCCTCGTCGACCTCGCCGTAGAAGGCGAGGGTGAAGTGCCAGCCCGGGCGGCCGGTCCAGCGCAGGGTGTCCGCGGTCGGGAGGGTCCTCAACTCGGCCACCGCGGCGGCGAGTTCGGCGGTGATCTCCTCCGGGGGCAGCACGGCGGCGAAGAGTCTCATGAGCCTCAGCCTGCCACTATGGACGCATGGCTATCAGCATCAGGGACGGCGGCCCCGAGGACATCCCGGCGATACTCGGCATGCTCGACAGCGCCGTGGCGTGGCTCGTCGCGCAGGGGCGGACCGGGCAGTGGGGCAGCACACCGTGGTCGGAGAATCCGAAGGCCGTGGCGATGGTCGAGCGGTATGTCACGACCGGCTCGCCGTACATCGCCGAGGTCGACGGCGTTCCGGCCGGCACGCTCACCCTCACCGACTCCCCCGGGTCGTACATCGAAGCCGTCGACGAGCCCGAGCGGTACGTCCACATCCTCGCCTCCGACCGCCGGTTCAAGGGCCACGGCGTCGGCAGCGCGCTGCTCGCGCACGCGGCGGAGGTGACGCGGCGGGCCGGTGTCTCCCTGCTGCGGGTGGACTGTTACGCGGGGGACGACCGCAAGCTCGTCGCCTACTACGAGGGCAACGGGTTCACGGCGACCGAGGCGTTCACGGTTGGCGAGGACTCGTGGCCGGGACAGGTGCTGGCCCGGAGGGTGTAACCCCCGGGCCGGCCACACCGCACAACTCTCAGGCCGCCGTGGCCAGTTGCTCCCGCTCGCGCGGGACGAAGGCGACGCTCGGATGGCCGTGGTTCCAGTCGAAGGACAGGCGCAGGTCGCCGATGCGGGCCAGGATCACGCCGATCGTGGCCGCGGCGGCGGCCGCGATGACGCCGCCGAGGGCGAAGCTCACCCGGGGGCCGTAGGCATCCGTGATCCAGCCGACGATCGGTGCGCCCACCGGCGTACCGCCCATGAAGACCATCATGAACAGGGCCATGACCCGGCCGCGCATGGCCGGGTCGGTGCCCATCTGGACGGCGGTGTTGGCCGTGACGTTGACCGTCAGGCCGGCGATGCCGATCGGGATCATGAGCAGGGCGAACAGCCAGTAGGAGGGGGCCACGGCCGCTACGACCTCCAGCAGGCCGAAGGCCGCCGCCGCCGCGATCAGGACGCGCAGGCGGGTGGTGCCGCGGCGGGCGGCGAGCAGGGCGCCGATCAGGGAGCCGACCGCCATCAGCGTGTTGAAGAGGCTGTAGGCGCCGGCGCCCGCGTGGAAGATGTCGTCCGCGTAGGCCGACAGCCACACCGGGAAGTTGAAGCCGAAGGTGCCGATGAAGCCGACGAGGACGATCGGCCAGATCAGGTCGGGGCGGCCGGCGACATAGCGCAGGCCTTCGCGGAGCTGGCCCTTGCCGCGCGGTGCGCGCTTCGCCACGGCCTTCAGGTCGCGGTTGCGCATGAGGAGCAGACTCGCCAGGGGCGCGACGAACGACAGGCCGTTGAAGAGGAACGCCCAGCCGGTGCCGACGCCGGTGATCAGGACGCCCGCGACGGCGGGGCCGACCAGGCGGGCGGACTGGAAGTTCGCCGAGTTCAGGCTGACCGCGTTCTGCAGTTGCTCGGGGCCGACCATCTCGGAGACGAAGGACTGGCGGGCCGGGTTGTCGACCACCGTGGCGAGACCCACGGCGAAGGCGGCGACGTACACGTGCCAGACCTGGACGTGGCCGGAGAGGGTCAGGAAGGCGAGGGCGAGGCCGGTGAGGGCCATCGCGGACTGCGTGACGAGCAGGGTGGGGCGCTTGGGCAGCCGGTCGACGAGGACACCGCCGTAGAGCCCGAAGAGCAGCATCGGCAGGAACTGGAGGGCGGTCGTGATGCCCACGGCGGCGGAGGAGCCGGTGAGGCTGAGGACCAGCCAGTCCTGGGCGATGCGCTGCATCCAGGTGCCGGTGTTGGAGACGACCTGGCCGATGAAGAACAGCCGGTAGTTCCGGATCTTCAGCGAGCTGAACATCGAGGACTTACCAGGTGGGGTGGGCGGGGAGTCGGGGGTGGCTGGCGCGGGGGCGGAGTCTGCTCCGGTTCCCGAACTCAAAAGGTCGCCTCCTACATAGACGGACTTACAGGTGTGCGAGTTTCTCCAGCACGGGGGCGGCGGCGACGATCTTCGCCCACTCGTCCTCGTCGAGGCCGTCGACCAGGCCGGCCAGGAACGCGTTGCGCTTGCGGCGGCTCTCTTCGAGCATCGCCTCGGCCTGGGGGGTCTTGGTGACGACCTTCTGGCGCCGGTCCTCGGGGTGCGGCTCCAACTGGACCAGGCCCTTGGCCTCGAGCAGCGCCACGATGCGGGTCATCGAGGGCGGCTGCACATGCTCCTTGCGAGCGAGCTCGCCAGGAGTCGCGCTGCCGCAGGTGGACAGGGTGCCCAGCACCGACATCTCGGTGGGGCTCAGTGACTCGTCGACCCGCTGGTGCTTGAGTCGACGGGACAACCGCATCACGGCTGATCGCAGGGAGTTCACAGCGGCAGCGTCGTCGCCATGGGTTAGGTCCGGCATGTTCTTTAGCGTAACTCATTACTCTCGCTAAAGACCAATGGGACACGCCGAGATGCCCGTGACCCTGGCCACTGAACCCTTCCGTCACCCATATGAGTGATACCGGCGCGGAACGTCACCCACCGTCCGGAACCGCCCCGGACCCTCGTCTTCATGGGGACCAGCGTGCTCAGCCTGCGGATAGACGGGGAGCTGCTCGAACGGCTCCGACACCATGCGGCCAAAAGGGGAATGAGCGTCCAGGACTATGTGGTCCAGACGCTCATCCGGGACGACTTCGACGAGCGGTTCCAGACCGCCGTGGACGAGACCGAGAAGTTCTACGGCGTCAACGGGGTCACGTGAGACCCAGCGCCGGCATCAGGTAGTAGAAGCCGAAGACCGCCGCCACGACGTACATCGGCACCGGGACCTCCCGGCCCCGGCCCGCCACCAGCCGTAGCACCACGAACGTGATGAAGCCCATGCCGATGCCGTTCGTGATCGAGTAGGTGAACGGCATCATCACCATCGTGATGAAGGCCGGGATCGCGATCGTGTGGTCGGCCCAGTCGATCTCCTTGACGGAGCCCGCCAGGATCAGGAAGCCCACCGCGAGCAGCGCGGGGGTGGCCGCCTGGGACGGGACCATCGTGGCGATCGGCGTGAGGAACAGCGCTACGGCGAACAGGGCGCCCGTGACGACGTTCGCGAAGCCGGTGCGGGCGCCCTCGCCGACACCGGCCGTGGACTCCACGAAGCAGGTCGTCGCGGAGGAGGAGCTGGCGCCGCCCGCCGCGACCGCGATGCCGTCGACGAAGAGGACCTTGTTGATGCCGGGCATGTTGCCCTCGCCGTCGGTCAGCTTGGCCTCGTCGCTGATGCCCATGATCGTGCCCATCGCGTCGAAGAAGCACGACAGCAGGACCGTGAAGACGAAGAGGACGCCGGTCAGTACGCCGACCTTGCCGAAGCCGCCGAACAGGCTGAACTTGCCGATCAGGCCGAAGTCGGGGGTGGCGACCGGGTTTCCGGGCCACTTCGGGGTGGTCAGGCCCCAGGAGGGGATCGTCGCGACCGCGTTCACGATCACCGCGAGGACGGTCATCGTGACGATCGAGATCAGGATCGCGCCGGGCACCTTGCGGACGATCAGCGCGAGCGTGAGCAGCGCGCCGAGGATGAAGATCAGCACCGGCCAGCCG from Streptomyces sp. NBC_01478 includes the following:
- a CDS encoding Uma2 family endonuclease, translating into MTVLEDRIAMAESDNTSTLDEMFERLETMPVPEGYKVEIVEGTVFMSPQRDTHWEIILDIVEQLRAKYPRKRVKSDVRIDYPGHLNGFATDVTAMAEGAEKTEEGRWRYQDVEFVAEVISKGTAANDYGPKKAAYALAEVPVYVIADPYQGRCHIYTHPKGDDYATETKVAFGDAVDLTGTVVGLTLTTDEFPRD
- a CDS encoding aldo/keto reductase, producing MKYTQLGRTGLKVSRLVLGTMNFGPQTNEPDSHAIMDAALDAGINYFDTANVYGWGEDKGRTEEIIGNWFAKSPDHRDKTVLATKVYGNMAADGDAWPNHDKLSAVNIRRAVDASLKRLQTDYIDIYQFHHVDRATPFEEIWQAIDTLIQQGKILYVGSSNFPGYKIAQANEIAARRGGTIGLVSEQCLYNLAERRAEMEVIPAAQEYGLGVIPWSPLQGGLLGGVIKKEISGGRRASGRAADTLANPTSRAQIQAYEDLLDKHGIEPGEAALAWLLTRPGVTGPIVGPRTAEQLDSALRAVELELSEEVLTSLDEIFPGPGPSPEAFAW
- the thpR gene encoding RNA 2',3'-cyclic phosphodiesterase, whose translation is MRLFAAVLPPEEITAELAAAVAELRTLPTADTLRWTGRPGWHFTLAFYGEVDEDVVPELSARLERTARRIEPFGLAVRGGGQFGEGRALWAGAAGDLAALRALAEGCEEAVAGEHRRYRAHLTLARSREAVDVRPYLDRLDGFAGRAWTVDELVLVRSSLPRSGVPGEQPRYEAVARWGLGAGG
- a CDS encoding GNAT family N-acetyltransferase; protein product: MAISIRDGGPEDIPAILGMLDSAVAWLVAQGRTGQWGSTPWSENPKAVAMVERYVTTGSPYIAEVDGVPAGTLTLTDSPGSYIEAVDEPERYVHILASDRRFKGHGVGSALLAHAAEVTRRAGVSLLRVDCYAGDDRKLVAYYEGNGFTATEAFTVGEDSWPGQVLARRV
- a CDS encoding MFS transporter yields the protein MFSSLKIRNYRLFFIGQVVSNTGTWMQRIAQDWLVLSLTGSSAAVGITTALQFLPMLLFGLYGGVLVDRLPKRPTLLVTQSAMALTGLALAFLTLSGHVQVWHVYVAAFAVGLATVVDNPARQSFVSEMVGPEQLQNAVSLNSANFQSARLVGPAVAGVLITGVGTGWAFLFNGLSFVAPLASLLLMRNRDLKAVAKRAPRGKGQLREGLRYVAGRPDLIWPIVLVGFIGTFGFNFPVWLSAYADDIFHAGAGAYSLFNTLMAVGSLIGALLAARRGTTRLRVLIAAAAAFGLLEVVAAVAPSYWLFALLMIPIGIAGLTVNVTANTAVQMGTDPAMRGRVMALFMMVFMGGTPVGAPIVGWITDAYGPRVSFALGGVIAAAAAATIGVILARIGDLRLSFDWNHGHPSVAFVPREREQLATAA
- a CDS encoding MarR family winged helix-turn-helix transcriptional regulator — translated: MPDLTHGDDAAAVNSLRSAVMRLSRRLKHQRVDESLSPTEMSVLGTLSTCGSATPGELARKEHVQPPSMTRIVALLEAKGLVQLEPHPEDRRQKVVTKTPQAEAMLEESRRKRNAFLAGLVDGLDEDEWAKIVAAAPVLEKLAHL
- a CDS encoding ribbon-helix-helix protein, CopG family, with translation MGTSVLSLRIDGELLERLRHHAAKRGMSVQDYVVQTLIRDDFDERFQTAVDETEKFYGVNGVT
- a CDS encoding NCS2 family permease, with amino-acid sequence MQTALDRYFKISERGSTLPREIRGGFATFFAMAYIIVLNPIILGSAKDMYGHHLDNGQLVTATAVTAAFTTLLMGVIGNVPIALAAGLGVNSVVALQLAPRMSWPDAMGMVVLAGLVVMLLVATGLRERVMNAVPYGLRKAISIGIGLFIMLIGLVDSGFISRIPDAAQTTVPLQLGADGHLNGWPVLIFILGALLTLALIVRKVPGAILISIVTMTVLAVIVNAVATIPSWGLTTPKWPGNPVATPDFGLIGKFSLFGGFGKVGVLTGVLFVFTVLLSCFFDAMGTIMGISDEAKLTDGEGNMPGINKVLFVDGIAVAAGGASSSSATTCFVESTAGVGEGARTGFANVVTGALFAVALFLTPIATMVPSQAATPALLAVGFLILAGSVKEIDWADHTIAIPAFITMVMMPFTYSITNGIGMGFITFVVLRLVAGRGREVPVPMYVVAAVFGFYYLMPALGLT